A genome region from Manihot esculenta cultivar AM560-2 chromosome 5, M.esculenta_v8, whole genome shotgun sequence includes the following:
- the LOC122723697 gene encoding uncharacterized protein LOC122723697, with the protein MQPSDPIARRITLIFKEKLVADGFCWKNVPEEVKEFYWQEFKKHFLWEEAIEQLMKIAWRKKAVERYRSLMCSVRNGKEKRLSLTEGVIDAWQSAWGATEYKEKCKKFSNNRKSETGGQGAGPSRHCGGSISQYRHQQQMRERLGRDPLPHELFEATHKKKGSSEFVDARSKAIHDRFLTLKEQASQIDNDSSQASRIDEAQLYFEAVGGEKKRRVYGLGSQASVFFPNKTSANTSFTSAQQNQDLQDEMADLRCKLQEREDNEQALIEQNVRITSELSQVKDLLMQLVSERQGNQPSAPGEGTSAQPAQPAQPPDQADETNDEDEDEDENTTVTART; encoded by the exons ATGCAGCCTTCTGATCCGATTGCTAGGCGGATTACCTTGATCTTCAAGGAAAAGTTAGTAGCAGATGGCTTTTGTTGGAAGAATGTACCAGAAGAGGTTAAAGAATTCTATTGGCAAGAATTTAAG AAACACTTCTTATGGGAGGAGGCAATAGAACAGCTTATGAAGATAGCTTGGAGGAAGAAAGCTGTCGAGCGGTATCGTAGCCTTATGTGTAGCGTAAGGAATGGGAAGGAGAAGAGACTATCACTGACAGAAGGAGTAATAGATGCATGGCAATCCGCTTGGGGAGCAACTGAGTATAAAGAGAAAtgcaaaaaattctcaaataacAGAAAGAGTGAAACAGGTGGGCAAGGCGCTGGCCCATCAAGacattgtggaggatccatatcTCAGTATAGGCATCAACAACAGATG CGCGAAAGACTAGGCAGAGATCCTCTACCTCATGAGTTATTTGAGGCTACGCATAAGAAGAAGGGTTCCTCAGAGTTTGTTGATGCACGCTCAAAGGCCATTCat GACCGCTTTCTGACTTTGAAAGAGCAAGCATCACAGATAGATAATGACAGTAGTCAGGCATCCCGCATTGATGAGGCTCAGTTATACTTTGAGGCAGTAggtggagagaaaaaaagaagggtGTACGGTCTTGGATCACAGGCTTCAGTTTTCTTCCCAAACAAGACTTCTGCTAATACATCCTTCACATCAGCTCAGCAAAATCAGGATCTTCAAGATGAAATGGCTGATCTCAGATGCAAGCTACAGGAGcgtgaggataatgaacaagcaTTGATTGAGCAAAATGTGCGGATTACCTCTGAGCTCTCACAGGTGAAGGATTTACTTATGCAGCTTGTGAGTGAAAGACAAGGGAACCAGCCTTCAGCTCCCGGTGAGGGAACTTCTGCACAGCCTGCACAGCCTGCACAGCCTCCTGATCAAGCAGATGAAACTAATGATGAGGACGAGGACGAGGACGAGAACactactgtaacagcccggacgtga